The Streptomyces vinaceus genome contains the following window.
CCGGCGCAGTGTCGTGATCTGCGCGTCCGTCATCCCCAGGGCGCGCAGCAGGGGCCCGGTGTGTTCGCCGAGCGCGGGCACCGCACCCATGTGCGGTGCCTCGCCTCCCGGCAGTCCGATCGGCGGCAGCAGCGCCCGCAGCGGACCCGCCGGTGATCCCACCTCCCGCCAGCGATCCCGCGCGGCGAGCTGGGGGTGCTGCGCCAGCTGTGCCACGGAGTTCAGCCGCGCGCAGGCGATGCCCGCCGCCTCAAGACGCCCGATCGCCTCGTCCGCGCCCAGCCCGGCCAGCGCCTCGGCCACCACCGCGTCCGTCTTCTCCCGGCCCCGGGTGCGCGCCGCATTCGTCGCGTACGCCGGATCCTCGGCCAACTCCGGCCGCTCCAGCACCTGTTCCGCCAGCCGCCGCCACTCGCGGTCGTTCTGCACCGACAGCAGCACCCGGTCCCCGTCCGCCGTCGGGTAGGCGTCGTACGGGGCGATGACGGCGTGCGCGAGTCCCGTCCGTACCGGCTGCTCCCCGCCGTGCATCGTGTGGTGCAGGGGATGCCCCATCCACTCGGCCAGCGCGTCGAGCATCGAGACCTCGACCGGGCCCCCGCGCCCGGTGGTCCCGCGGCGCAGCAGGGCCGCGAGGACCCCGGAGAAGGCGTACATGGCCGCCGCGATGTCCGCGGCCGGGACGCCCGCCTTGACGGGCCGCTCCGGGGTGCCGGTCACCGAGACCAGCCCCGCCTCGCACTGCACGAGCATGTCGTAGGCGCGTTTGTGGGCGTACGGGCCCTCGGCGCCGTATCCGGAGACGTCGACGGCGACCAGGCGCGGGTACCGCGCGCACAGCGCGGCCGCGTCGAGCCCGAGCCGGGCGGCGGCGCCCTGGGCGAGGTTCTGGACGAACACGTCGGCGCCGTCGAGCAGCCCGTGCAGGACCTCCAGACCACGCGGGTCCTTCAGGTCGAGCGCGATCGACTCCTTGCCGCGGTTGGCCCAGACGAAATGCGAGGCCAGTCCGTGCGCGGCCGTGTCGTAGGCG
Protein-coding sequences here:
- a CDS encoding CaiB/BaiF CoA transferase family protein gives rise to the protein MTADSPAHRAHGDPVAPARPVEPLPLDGVTVVAVEQAVSAPFATRQLADLGARVIKVERPDGGDFARAYDTAAHGLASHFVWANRGKESIALDLKDPRGLEVLHGLLDGADVFVQNLAQGAAARLGLDAAALCARYPRLVAVDVSGYGAEGPYAHKRAYDMLVQCEAGLVSVTGTPERPVKAGVPAADIAAAMYAFSGVLAALLRRGTTGRGGPVEVSMLDALAEWMGHPLHHTMHGGEQPVRTGLAHAVIAPYDAYPTADGDRVLLSVQNDREWRRLAEQVLERPELAEDPAYATNAARTRGREKTDAVVAEALAGLGADEAIGRLEAAGIACARLNSVAQLAQHPQLAARDRWREVGSPAGPLRALLPPIGLPGGEAPHMGAVPALGEHTGPLLRALGMTDAQITTLRRDGVVA